A region of Saimiri boliviensis isolate mSaiBol1 chromosome 10, mSaiBol1.pri, whole genome shotgun sequence DNA encodes the following proteins:
- the ATP6V1F gene encoding V-type proton ATPase subunit F, with amino-acid sequence MAGRGKLIAVIGDEDTVTGFLLGGIGELNKNRHPNFLVVEKDTTINEIEDTFRQFLHRDDIGIILINQYIAEMVRHALDAHQHSIPAVLEIPSKEHPYDAAKDSILRRARGMFTAEDLR; translated from the exons ATGGCGGGAAGGGGGAAGCTCATCGCAGTGATCGGAGACGAGGACACGGTGACTGGTTTCCTGCTGGGCGGCATAGGGGAGCTTAACAAGAATCGCCACCCCAATTTCCTGGTGGTGGAGAAGGATACGACCATCAATGAGATCGAAGACACTTTCCG GCAGTTTCTACACCGGGACGACATTGGCATCATCCTCATCAACCAGTACATTGCAGAGATGGTGCGGCACGCCCTGGACGCCCACCAGCACTCCATCCCAGCTGTCCTGGAGATCCCCTCCAAGGAGCACCCGTATGACGCCGCCAAGGACTCCATCCTGCGCAGGGCCAGGGGCATGTTCACTGCCGAAGACCTTCGCTAG